One segment of Engraulis encrasicolus isolate BLACKSEA-1 chromosome 7, IST_EnEncr_1.0, whole genome shotgun sequence DNA contains the following:
- the LOC134453293 gene encoding uncharacterized protein LOC134453293 — translation MQNNLKKLKKLEFRVNELYPCAEWQDNVTPLCAAAACGNEEICAYLFTQRADPNIHSTQGLTPLLYAVRCQAKVHLVRQLLHGKADPNLGKTSPILEAICRGRKDIVKQLLKYGAAPDVNYTVYLNPNKALVDQNKLVANMLQELSLEDEQLSKYALFFNITCDVVSKTPQEMYRLYHKDFLEVHPSIHDSLFDRINALLRMHPLADEQMAIEWLKDSHNLNRYIEATIEHLPKVPYAPQQLHVMQSLHLAFRLMEEIPLKISHQIVPTLLQFLKTSQVQNYQNVIVMIYTIMQKTPMQKDGSDAQFVKKLCEGIVPFTKPEHRGLTGVYTYGIISHVHSFLPEIITDLGITSVPERILNAADSQMDDTLKRKVRELNGRLTEQCSKEQTDEGKKQKKKGSTNDVESGSVMGTSDCDFPKSSVQEACSADDGSSVKPFLPVTGTESTSRPWCKLSVRWGEKLENLASMRMTEVKTVKNLTFCDNPDYLIAKGSDGTEVFLGLRDDGTEVAIKRMTKSNYQQLKHEEEFLRLPQLDSPNIVRYVDFAEDGTFGYLVLQLCEYTLEEYIDPKHHQLPDDVPKKMDVLKGKVKEVLHSLQVLHDKNTNVLHRDIKPQNVLIDIRGKARLADFGISRRLNVGQTSLHTSPAGTKCWKSRETLEEECQEEPQNPTKSVYKRSSDIQVTGMLIYYILSCGRHPFGKGGRCEANILDGKYALDWVEDELAKDLIEWMIKAEPSHRPRVEETLTHPYFWTSDRRLEYLAKLGDEKEAEKYRKADEKLLKELDDYTKDKTFYNWKDKFPNVEKLDKKQSEPYPDNTLAMMRFIRNYEHHVAVTNKVDLMGLFPDLFPSLYKFARAKGWNSRPSLEKFFKGPA, via the exons ATGCAAAACAACTTGAAGAAGTTGAAAAAGCTTGAATTTCGTGTCAATGAATTGTATCCCTGTGCAGAATGGCAAGACAATGTGACACCTCTGTGTGCAGCAGCTGCCTGTGGTAATGAGGAGATATGTGCATACCTTTTCACACAGCGTGCAGACCCCAACATACATTCAACGCAAGGCTTAACACCTTTGCTCTATGCTGTGAGATGCCAGGCGAAAGTTCATCTAGTCAGACAGTTATTACATGGAAAAGCTGATCCAAACTTGGGGAAGACATCACCAATTTTAGAAGCGATTTGCAGAGGCAGAAAGGATATCGTGAAACAATTGCTCAAATATGGAGCAGCACCTGATGTAAATTATACCGTCTACTTGAATCCAAATAAAGCTTTAGTTGACCAAAATAAATTAGTTGCTAACATGCTACAAGAGCTATCTTTGGAAGATGAACAGCTGTCAAAGTATGCTTTATTTTTCAATATAACATGTGATGTGGTAAGTAAGACCCCTCAAGAAATGTATCGGTTGTACCACAAGGATTTTTTGGAGGTGCACCCAAGTATACATGATAGTCTTTTTGATAGAATTAATGCTCTTCTTCGAATGCATCCTTTAGCAGATGAACAAATGGCCATTGAGTGGCTAAAAGATTCTCATAACCTGAACAGATACATAGAAGCGACAATTGAACACTTACCAAAAGTACCTTATGCGCCCCAACAGCTTCACGTAATGCAAAGTTTGCATTTAGCTTTCCGCCTCATGGAAGAAATCCCTCTAAAGATTTCACATCAGATTGTACCAACTCTTTTACAATTTCTCAAAACATCTCAGGTTCAGAATTATCAAAATGTAATTGTAATGATTTACACCATTATGCAAAAGACCCCTATGCAGAAAGATGGATCAGATGCCCAGTTTGTGAAGAAGTTGTGCGAGGGTATAGTCCCCTTCACAAAACCCGAGCACCGAGGTCTCACTGGAGTTTACACCTATGGGATAATATCCCACGTGCATTCATTTCTACCTGAGATTATCACAGACCTTGGGATCACGTCAGTACCTGAGAGAATACTGAATGCTGCCGACAGCCAGATGGATGACACTTTGAAAAGGAAAGTGAGAGAACTGAATGGAAGGTTAACAGAGCAATGTTCAAAAGAACAAACagatgaggggaaaaaacagaagaagaaaggTTCCACAAATGATGTGGAGTCTGGTTCGGTGATGGGTACCTCTGATTGTGATTTTCCAAAGAGTTCAGTTCAGGAAGCATGCTCTGCTGATGATGGTTCAAGTGTCAAACCATTTCTTCCTGTTACTGGCACAGAAAGCACTTCACGACCTTGGTGCAAACTCAGTGTTCGCTGGGGGGAAAAGCTAGAGAATCTTGCTAGTATGAGAATGACAGAGGTTAAAACTGTAAAGAATCTCACTTTTTGTGACAATCCTGATTACCTAATTGCAAAAGGTAGTGATGGGACTGAGGTATTTCTTGGCCTCAGAGATGATGGCACTGAAGTTGCTATCAAGCGTATGACCAAGTCAAACTACCAGCAGCTCAAACATGAGGAAGAGTTCTTACGCCTGCCGCAGCTGGACAGTCCCAATATTGTGCGATATGTTGACTTTGCTGAGGATGGTACCTTTGGATATTTAGTCCTGCAGCTTTGTGAGTACACTTTGGAGGAATATATTGATCCAAAGCACCATCAATTACCAGATGATGTTCCAAAAAAGATGGATGtgctgaagggaaaagtgaaagaAGTCCTCCACAGTTTACAAGTCCTCCATGATAAGAACACCAATGTGCTTCACAGAGACATCAAGCCTCAAAATGTTCTGATTG ACATCAGAGGAAAGGCAAGACTGGCTGACTTTGGCATCAGCAGAAGACTGAATGTTGGACAAACATCGCTACACACAAGCCCTGCTGGGACCAAGTGCTGGAAGTCCCGTGAGACACTTGAAGAGGAGTGCCAGGAGGAACCTCAAAATCCCACTAAGAGTGTCTATAAGAGATCATCCGATATCCAG GTTACAGGGATGTTGATATACTACATCCTTTCCTGTGGACGTCATCCGTTTGGGAAAGGAGGTCGCTGTGAGGCCAACATTCTGGATGGGAAGTACGCTCTTGATTGGGTCGAGGATGAGCTGGCGAAAGATCTCATCGAGTGGATGATCAAGGCTGAACCCAGTCACAGACCGAGAGTGGAGGAAACACTTACTCACCCCTACTTCTGGACCAGTGACAG GAGGCTAGAGTATTTGGCAAAACTTGGTGATGAGAAAGAAGCCGAAAAATACAGGAAAGCTGACGAGAAGCTCCTCAAGGAACTTGATGACTACACAAAGGATAAAACCTTCTACAACTGGAAAGATAAG TTTCCAAATGTCGAAAAACTGGATAAGAAACAAAGCGAGCCCTACCCTGACAACACACTGGCTATGATGCGCTTCATTCGCAACTATGAACATCA tGTTGCTGTGACAAACAAGGTTGACCTGATGGGCCTGTTTCCTGACCTGTTCCCAAGTCTCTACAAGTTCGCCAGAGCTAAAGGCTGGAACTCGCGACCCAGCTTGGAGAAATTCTTCAAAGGGCCTGCCTAA